Proteins from a genomic interval of Lysobacter arenosi:
- a CDS encoding ATP-binding protein, whose product MGTRDLNRVFESLQGDSALLRAGPGFPIVAITPQLRSMAADPGNTLGRPYFELFPDSAQAPGSVATLNASFERVIRTRSTDRHTQRLDIVDPSTGHFVERHWSSVNSPILDDAGEVEYILHQVQVAATGRGHESMAFLDARRAEQDRDRVAAQSEHQRRIYETALNNTPDFVYIFGTDLRAIYANDSLRKVWGVEDVRGKVWMELGYEQWHADMHDRELAQVIATKAPIRGEIPFTGTNGRRIYDYIFAPVLDGAGNVVAVAGTTRDVTDRQAAEQIVREHADRLAEADRAKNEFLATLSHELRNPLAPLRNGIQILRHTTSADSPHAQIHEVLERQVDHLVRLVDDLMDVSRITHGNVSLQSEPVELRTVVENAVEAVRPEIDAGHHRLSIELPDASLVLHGDRVRLSQILTNLLNNAAKYSEPGSAIVLRGLVEDGSLSLSVSDHGMGMEPSEIPHLFEMFTRGGRATSSHHEGLGIGLALSRRLAALHGGSLDGTSGGPGKGSIFTLRLPLSGDADASPTGAGRRDVVVNLGLRLLLADDDTDAGDSLAEVLRLSGAEVHVVDNGGDALNQFESIDPDVVILDIGMPRMTGYDVARALRARGVEVPLIALTGWGQPADRERAFAAGFDHHLVKPIAISVLVSLLASLEASTKRVLPGRMRGL is encoded by the coding sequence ATGGGTACGCGCGATCTGAACCGCGTTTTCGAGAGTCTGCAAGGCGATTCGGCTCTGTTGCGGGCAGGCCCGGGATTTCCGATTGTTGCCATCACCCCGCAACTGCGGTCCATGGCGGCAGACCCGGGAAACACGCTCGGCCGTCCCTACTTTGAGTTGTTCCCCGACTCTGCGCAGGCGCCAGGGAGCGTGGCCACGCTGAATGCTTCTTTCGAGCGAGTGATCCGTACCCGGTCGACCGACCGCCACACGCAGCGACTCGACATCGTTGATCCCTCCACCGGCCATTTCGTGGAGCGCCACTGGTCATCGGTCAACAGTCCGATCCTCGATGACGCCGGCGAGGTGGAGTACATCCTCCATCAGGTCCAGGTGGCGGCGACCGGGCGCGGCCACGAGTCAATGGCCTTCCTGGATGCGAGGCGTGCCGAGCAGGACCGCGACCGGGTAGCTGCCCAGTCCGAACATCAGCGCCGCATCTACGAAACCGCACTCAACAACACGCCGGATTTCGTCTACATCTTTGGCACCGATCTGCGCGCCATCTACGCCAATGACTCGCTACGGAAGGTCTGGGGAGTCGAGGACGTGCGCGGGAAGGTGTGGATGGAGCTGGGTTACGAGCAGTGGCATGCGGACATGCACGATCGTGAACTGGCGCAGGTCATCGCCACCAAGGCGCCGATTCGTGGCGAGATCCCATTCACCGGCACCAACGGCCGTCGCATCTACGACTACATCTTCGCCCCCGTTCTGGATGGCGCCGGCAACGTGGTCGCCGTAGCGGGAACGACCCGGGATGTCACCGATCGCCAGGCCGCCGAGCAGATCGTGCGCGAACACGCGGATCGACTGGCGGAGGCCGACCGGGCCAAGAACGAGTTCCTGGCGACGTTGTCGCATGAGTTGCGCAATCCGCTCGCGCCCCTGCGCAACGGGATCCAGATCCTGCGCCACACCACCAGCGCCGACAGTCCGCATGCCCAGATCCACGAAGTCCTGGAGCGGCAGGTCGACCATCTCGTACGCCTGGTCGATGACCTGATGGACGTGTCCCGCATCACTCACGGCAACGTGTCGTTGCAGTCCGAGCCGGTCGAGCTCAGGACGGTGGTGGAGAACGCGGTGGAAGCGGTGCGACCGGAAATCGACGCCGGCCACCATCGGCTGTCCATCGAACTGCCGGATGCCTCGCTAGTGCTGCACGGGGATCGCGTGCGCCTGTCGCAGATCCTGACCAACCTTCTGAACAATGCCGCGAAGTACTCGGAGCCGGGCAGCGCCATCGTGCTGCGTGGCCTCGTCGAGGATGGCTCGCTGTCGCTCTCGGTGAGCGATCACGGCATGGGCATGGAGCCTTCGGAAATTCCGCACCTGTTCGAGATGTTCACGCGCGGAGGGCGGGCCACCTCGTCCCATCATGAGGGGCTCGGAATCGGCCTGGCACTGTCCCGGCGCCTGGCGGCCTTGCACGGAGGCTCCCTCGATGGAACAAGCGGCGGGCCGGGCAAGGGAAGCATCTTCACGCTTCGATTGCCCTTGTCCGGCGACGCCGACGCATCACCGACGGGCGCGGGGCGGCGTGATGTGGTCGTCAACCTCGGCCTTCGCCTGCTACTCGCCGACGACGATACCGACGCCGGCGACAGCCTTGCCGAGGTGCTGCGTCTGTCCGGCGCCGAAGTCCATGTCGTCGACAACGGTGGCGACGCCCTGAACCAGTTCGAGAGCATCGATCCGGATGTCGTGATCCTCGACATCGGCATGCCTCGCATGACCGGCTACGACGTTGCCCGTGCGCTCAGGGCACGCGGCGTGGAAGTGCCACTCATCGCATTGACCGGCTGGGGCCAGCCCGCCGACCGCGAGCGGGCGTTTGCTGCGGGTTTCGATCACCATCTGGTGAAGCCGATCGCGATCTCCGTGCTCGTCAGTCTGCTGGCATCCCTGGAGGCATCGACCAAGCGCGTGCTACCCGGGCGCATGCGCGGCCTTTGA
- a CDS encoding M23 family metallopeptidase, protein MPRTVLVFLLIVLAGANVGLYRYWHDRPEGVAAGSTLPASAAGPVAASAASRAATPVASTRSDSTTAVTASAPPQVTAAMPVPAGHAGTGLMVPVQGVTAAELHDTFSDARAAGRVHEAIDIMAPRGTAVLAVADGTVAKLFTSVPGGLTIYQFEPSGRYAYYYAHLDRYAEGLREHEAIRRGDVVGYVGSTGNADPSAPHLHFAIFELGPERQWWKGTAINPYPVLMGAQRLGS, encoded by the coding sequence ATGCCCCGAACTGTTCTGGTGTTCCTTCTGATCGTGCTGGCAGGTGCGAACGTGGGTCTGTACCGGTACTGGCATGATCGGCCTGAGGGAGTTGCCGCTGGTTCTACGTTGCCGGCGTCCGCGGCTGGTCCAGTCGCGGCCTCAGCGGCAAGCCGCGCAGCAACGCCGGTGGCATCCACGAGGTCGGATTCGACCACTGCGGTGACAGCCAGTGCCCCGCCTCAAGTTACCGCCGCGATGCCGGTCCCCGCAGGCCATGCCGGCACCGGACTCATGGTTCCGGTGCAAGGCGTTACCGCGGCGGAGCTGCATGACACTTTCAGCGACGCCCGCGCGGCGGGCCGTGTGCACGAGGCCATAGACATCATGGCTCCGCGAGGGACCGCGGTGCTCGCGGTGGCCGACGGCACGGTCGCGAAGCTGTTCACCAGCGTGCCCGGCGGCCTGACCATCTACCAGTTCGAACCCAGCGGCCGCTACGCGTACTACTACGCGCACCTGGACCGTTATGCCGAAGGTCTGCGCGAGCATGAGGCGATCCGACGTGGCGACGTGGTTGGGTACGTCGGCAGCACCGGCAACGCTGACCCGTCTGCGCCGCACCTGCATTTCGCCATATTCGAGCTAGGCCCGGAACGGCAGTGGTGGAAGGGCACCGCGATCAATCCGTACCCGGTCCTCATGGGCGCCCAAAGACTTGGCTCCTGA
- a CDS encoding L,D-transpeptidase family protein, which translates to MQASPSAWSPMKSILRSAVLSALILPAFSFAQSVTSGAPVLLRALEPSPIQGDPKDDANAPAWLRVQILLDRMQFGPGEIDARWGSNTERAIAAFQRSRDLETSGALDEATWQALNTDASPVLVEYRLTAEDVAGPYSAMPDDMMAKAALSRLGFASLVEALGERFHSSPALLKALNPNADLTREGTALWVPDVQATEPAKAASVVVDKSDASVMLRDDQGRVYARYPASTGSEHDPLPIGNWTIKGVARDPHFQYNPKLFWDAEPGHKGARIAPGPNNPVGVVWVDLSKDHYGIHGTPEPGMVGKTESHGCIRMTNWNAAALANAVAPGTPTLLQQ; encoded by the coding sequence ATGCAGGCCAGTCCATCCGCCTGGTCTCCCATGAAATCAATCCTGCGATCCGCGGTGCTGTCTGCTCTCATCCTGCCAGCGTTCTCTTTTGCACAGAGCGTTACCTCGGGAGCTCCAGTGCTGCTGCGCGCCCTGGAACCGTCCCCGATTCAAGGCGATCCAAAGGATGACGCCAACGCTCCTGCCTGGCTGCGCGTGCAGATACTGCTCGATCGAATGCAGTTCGGCCCGGGCGAGATCGACGCCAGGTGGGGCAGCAATACCGAGCGCGCAATCGCGGCGTTCCAGCGCAGCCGCGACCTGGAAACCAGTGGTGCTCTCGATGAGGCCACATGGCAGGCGCTCAACACCGACGCCTCGCCGGTGCTGGTGGAGTACCGCCTCACGGCCGAGGACGTCGCCGGCCCGTACAGTGCGATGCCGGACGACATGATGGCAAAGGCGGCCCTGTCGCGACTGGGGTTCGCCTCGCTGGTCGAAGCGCTGGGCGAGCGCTTCCATTCGAGTCCCGCGCTACTGAAGGCGCTCAATCCCAACGCAGACCTAACGCGCGAAGGCACTGCACTGTGGGTGCCGGACGTGCAGGCGACCGAGCCTGCCAAGGCGGCTTCGGTGGTTGTCGACAAGTCGGATGCATCGGTCATGCTCAGGGACGACCAGGGCCGCGTGTACGCGCGATATCCCGCATCCACGGGCAGCGAGCACGATCCTTTGCCCATCGGAAACTGGACGATCAAGGGCGTCGCACGCGATCCGCATTTCCAGTACAACCCGAAACTGTTCTGGGACGCCGAGCCGGGTCACAAGGGGGCGAGGATCGCGCCTGGCCCGAACAACCCAGTGGGTGTGGTGTGGGTAGACCTCAGCAAGGACCACTACGGCATCCACGGCACGCCGGAGCCTGGCATGGTGGGAAAGACCGAATCGCATGGTTGCATCCGCATGACCAACTGGAATGCCGCCGCGCTGGCGAATGCGGTGGCGCCAGGAACGCCGACGCTCTTGCAGCAGTGA
- a CDS encoding TylF/MycF/NovP-related O-methyltransferase — MSVNMALDVHDWGYLDRRITVTPKRTVLELCVALSRRVPGNIVEFGVAKGESTRILRRALGHSNKRIYACDSFEGLSEKFENAEVGTFACEPPRIRGVEIVKGYFEQSLTPELAARVGRVSFASLDADLYSSTLCALTWLTPLLGSGSLLLFDEFLGEKESEKRAFEDWSKETGLRTVRIAEFVREPSGWGTRIDKRPLFQVVGDDLLPKAAAPLRKRLRASPLGDIARRARDLVRERK; from the coding sequence ATGAGTGTGAATATGGCTCTCGACGTCCACGATTGGGGGTACCTGGACAGACGCATCACCGTCACGCCCAAGAGGACCGTGCTTGAACTTTGTGTTGCCCTGTCCCGGCGCGTGCCAGGGAACATCGTCGAGTTCGGCGTCGCCAAGGGTGAATCAACGCGGATCCTGCGCCGCGCGCTGGGGCATTCGAACAAGCGCATCTATGCCTGCGATTCTTTCGAAGGACTCAGCGAGAAGTTCGAGAACGCGGAGGTCGGTACGTTCGCCTGCGAGCCGCCGCGAATCCGCGGCGTGGAGATCGTGAAGGGCTATTTCGAGCAGTCCCTCACCCCCGAGCTCGCCGCGAGGGTTGGCCGGGTTTCATTCGCTTCGCTCGATGCGGATCTGTACTCATCCACGCTTTGTGCCCTGACGTGGCTGACGCCACTGCTGGGATCGGGAAGCCTTCTTCTCTTCGATGAGTTTCTCGGCGAAAAGGAATCCGAGAAGCGCGCCTTCGAGGACTGGTCGAAGGAGACGGGTCTTCGCACGGTCAGGATCGCCGAGTTCGTGCGGGAGCCAAGCGGCTGGGGAACGAGGATCGACAAACGCCCGCTCTTCCAGGTCGTTGGCGACGACCTCCTTCCAAAGGCTGCTGCGCCGCTTCGCAAGCGCCTACGCGCGAGTCCTCTGGGCGACATTGCCCGACGCGCGCGCGACCTGGTCCGGGAAAGGAAGTAG
- a CDS encoding GH36-type glycosyl hydrolase domain-containing protein, whose protein sequence is MPSSRATLLLLQERIPHTGVFHPHEAETVGGGRATSGEAETQLRVFRNASTARPAVQLLSNGRYHGLLTSAGGGYSRQRDMAVTRWREDGTRDHWGNFCYLRDVESGEFWSTSMQPTGVAVEQYEAIFSDAKAEFRGRKRGYESHLEIAISAEDDIELRRLRLTNRSRRTRTIEITTYAEVVLAPAIADELHPAFSNLFVQSQIVRQKQALLCTRRARAHDEVPPWMFHLVAVHDADISAISYETDRARFLGRGNTPRTPRALATDDALSDTDGSVLDPIVAIRCRIELAPEQTAMIDMVYGVGIDREACEQLIDKYRDRRLADRVFDLGWTHSQVVRRQINASQADAQLYERLAGLIVYAHPLLRADADVLLQNQRGQSGLWGHAISGDLPIVLLQIADSDNIELVRQMVQAHAYWRLKGLRADLVIWNESQAGYRQQLQDLILGMVSADPEANVLDRPGGIFVRPAHQMSQEDRVLLQSVARVIISDQKGTLAAQIGRHVPPERSIPALLTEGLSETRPELQPLDASTGLPPASDTREADDASPFDAVANELIYDNGTGAFSADGREYVIVSREGAPTPAPWSNVMANEKLGTVVSESTPGYTWFENAHEFRLTPWHNDPVADTGGEAFYLRDEETGQVWSPMPLPRRGRGAYRTRHGFGYSVYEHIEDGIASELWVYVDVEEAVKFSVLKLRNLSGRSRRLAAVGYVEWVLGDLRSRSQMHIVSELHAGSGLLTARNPYNTEFSGRVAFFDTDATGCSYTADRTEFLGRNGSLQDPAALRRERLSGRLGVGLDPCAAIQVPLAMAEGEQLETVFRLGIGKDYGEALQIAEKVRGVQRAHDALDALRIHWRRLLSTVQVSTPDASVDALANGWLLYQTLACRYVARSGYYQSGGAFGFRDQLQDTMATVHANPALTREHLLLCAAHQFPQGDVLHWWHPPQGRGVRTRCSDDYLWLPLAACRYLQVTGDASVLDERVRFIDGRPVNPDEESYYDMPVASNLQQSFYDHCVLALRRGCSLIGERGLPLIGTGDWNDGMNRVGEAGHGESVWLGFFLFDGLQRFADVASGRGDESFAGYCREQAQQLRANLEAHAWDGQWYRRAWFDDGTPLGSTESDECRIDSISQSWSVLSGAADPARARQAMASLDGNLVRRDAGLIQLLDPPFDKTAKDPGYIRGYVPGVRENGGQYTHAAVWAAMAFAHQGDAARAWELAHMINPIHHARDAEEAARYKVEPYVLAADVYAVPPHVGRGGWTLVHRFGGMDVPAVDRVTTGPASDRQRDDTAAMCAGPLAGISAAVPFRDDPLPDRCEATRRRHRGLGTGWRGTGWHGTGRPPVSTGGRRQRPPCRSLVAAGHAMSTRAQLDVRLDELALMLPPWLARLRHEEQFWPQFNALAQQILDQAEADDQSHVLQRLDAMLTEHQAMVMRHQSGSQILSMTPCP, encoded by the coding sequence ATGCCGAGTTCCAGGGCCACGTTGCTGCTGTTGCAGGAGCGCATTCCGCACACCGGCGTATTCCACCCGCACGAGGCCGAGACGGTTGGCGGCGGGCGCGCCACGTCCGGCGAGGCGGAAACCCAGCTGCGTGTATTTCGCAATGCCAGTACGGCGCGGCCGGCTGTGCAACTGCTTTCCAACGGCCGCTACCACGGCCTGCTCACCAGCGCGGGCGGCGGCTACAGCCGACAGCGGGACATGGCGGTCACTCGTTGGCGCGAGGACGGCACGCGCGACCATTGGGGCAACTTCTGCTACCTGCGGGATGTCGAAAGCGGCGAGTTCTGGTCCACCTCGATGCAGCCGACCGGCGTCGCGGTGGAACAGTACGAGGCCATCTTCTCCGATGCGAAGGCGGAGTTCCGCGGGCGCAAGCGTGGCTATGAGAGCCATCTGGAAATCGCCATCTCGGCCGAGGACGACATCGAGCTGCGCCGCCTGCGCCTGACCAACCGCAGCAGGCGCACGCGCACGATAGAGATCACCACCTATGCCGAGGTCGTCCTGGCGCCGGCGATTGCCGACGAGCTGCACCCGGCCTTCAGCAACCTGTTCGTGCAATCGCAGATCGTCCGGCAGAAGCAAGCACTGCTGTGCACGCGCCGGGCGCGAGCCCACGATGAGGTACCGCCGTGGATGTTCCACCTGGTCGCCGTGCATGACGCCGACATCAGCGCCATCTCGTACGAAACCGATCGGGCGCGGTTCCTCGGTCGTGGCAATACGCCCCGTACTCCACGCGCGCTCGCAACCGATGATGCGCTTTCGGACACCGACGGGTCGGTGCTGGATCCCATCGTGGCCATTCGCTGCCGGATCGAACTGGCTCCGGAACAGACCGCGATGATCGACATGGTTTACGGCGTCGGTATCGACCGTGAGGCCTGCGAGCAACTGATCGACAAGTACCGCGACCGCCGCCTGGCCGATCGCGTGTTCGACCTGGGCTGGACCCATAGCCAGGTGGTCAGGCGCCAGATCAACGCGTCCCAGGCCGATGCGCAGCTCTACGAGCGCCTCGCCGGGTTGATCGTCTATGCCCACCCGTTGCTGCGCGCGGACGCTGACGTGCTGCTGCAGAACCAGCGCGGCCAATCCGGCCTGTGGGGCCATGCCATCTCCGGTGACCTGCCCATCGTGCTGCTGCAGATCGCCGATTCCGACAACATCGAGTTGGTCAGGCAGATGGTGCAGGCACACGCATACTGGCGGCTCAAGGGTCTGCGCGCGGACCTGGTGATCTGGAACGAGAGCCAGGCGGGCTATCGGCAGCAATTGCAGGATCTGATCCTGGGGATGGTCTCGGCCGATCCGGAAGCCAATGTGCTGGACCGCCCCGGCGGCATCTTTGTACGCCCGGCCCACCAGATGTCGCAGGAGGATCGCGTTCTGCTGCAGTCGGTGGCGCGGGTGATCATCAGCGACCAGAAGGGAACGCTTGCCGCGCAGATCGGCCGCCACGTGCCACCCGAGCGATCGATCCCTGCGCTGCTCACCGAAGGCCTGTCCGAAACGCGGCCCGAGCTGCAGCCCCTGGACGCATCGACCGGGCTGCCGCCGGCATCGGACACCCGCGAGGCGGACGACGCCTCGCCCTTCGACGCGGTCGCCAACGAGTTGATCTACGACAACGGCACAGGCGCCTTCTCCGCCGACGGTCGCGAGTACGTGATCGTCTCCCGCGAAGGCGCGCCAACACCGGCACCGTGGTCGAACGTGATGGCCAACGAGAAGCTGGGTACCGTCGTCAGCGAAAGCACGCCGGGCTATACCTGGTTCGAGAATGCGCACGAGTTCCGCCTGACTCCCTGGCACAACGATCCGGTGGCCGACACTGGCGGAGAGGCGTTCTATCTGCGAGACGAGGAGACCGGCCAGGTCTGGTCGCCGATGCCGTTGCCGCGGCGCGGACGAGGGGCCTACCGCACCCGCCACGGATTCGGCTATAGCGTCTACGAGCACATCGAGGACGGGATCGCCAGCGAGCTGTGGGTGTATGTGGACGTCGAGGAGGCGGTGAAGTTCTCGGTCCTGAAGCTTCGCAACCTGTCCGGCCGTTCGCGCAGGCTGGCGGCGGTCGGCTATGTGGAATGGGTGCTGGGCGACTTGCGGTCCAGGTCGCAGATGCACATTGTCAGCGAATTGCACGCCGGCAGCGGTCTGCTGACGGCACGCAACCCCTACAACACCGAGTTCAGCGGACGCGTCGCATTCTTCGACACCGACGCGACCGGGTGCAGCTACACGGCCGACCGCACCGAGTTCCTGGGCCGCAATGGAAGCCTGCAGGACCCCGCGGCATTGCGGCGTGAGCGCCTCTCCGGCCGATTGGGCGTAGGCCTGGATCCGTGCGCCGCCATACAGGTCCCACTGGCCATGGCCGAGGGCGAGCAACTGGAGACTGTGTTCCGTCTTGGCATCGGCAAGGATTACGGTGAAGCCTTGCAGATCGCCGAGAAGGTGCGGGGCGTACAACGGGCGCACGACGCGCTCGATGCCCTGCGCATCCACTGGCGCCGCCTGCTGTCGACCGTCCAGGTCAGTACGCCCGACGCCAGCGTCGACGCACTGGCCAATGGCTGGCTGCTGTACCAGACGCTGGCCTGCCGCTATGTCGCACGCAGCGGCTATTACCAGTCCGGCGGCGCGTTCGGTTTCCGCGACCAGCTGCAGGACACCATGGCGACCGTGCATGCCAACCCCGCGCTGACGCGCGAACACCTGCTGCTGTGCGCTGCACACCAGTTCCCGCAGGGCGACGTGCTGCACTGGTGGCATCCACCGCAGGGACGCGGCGTGCGCACTCGCTGCTCTGATGACTACCTCTGGCTGCCACTGGCCGCCTGCCGCTATCTGCAGGTCACTGGCGACGCCAGCGTGCTGGACGAGCGGGTGCGCTTCATCGACGGACGCCCGGTGAATCCCGACGAGGAATCCTATTACGACATGCCGGTGGCCTCGAACCTGCAGCAATCGTTCTACGATCACTGCGTCCTCGCACTGCGGCGTGGCTGCAGCCTGATCGGCGAGCGCGGCCTGCCGCTGATCGGAACCGGTGACTGGAACGATGGCATGAACCGCGTCGGCGAGGCCGGACATGGCGAAAGCGTGTGGCTGGGGTTCTTCCTCTTCGATGGGCTGCAGCGCTTCGCTGACGTCGCCAGTGGCCGTGGCGACGAGTCCTTCGCGGGTTATTGCCGCGAGCAGGCGCAGCAATTGCGCGCAAACCTGGAGGCCCACGCCTGGGACGGCCAGTGGTACCGCCGCGCCTGGTTCGACGATGGCACGCCCCTGGGTTCCACCGAAAGCGACGAATGCAGGATCGACTCGATCTCGCAAAGCTGGTCGGTGTTGTCGGGTGCCGCCGATCCTGCACGCGCACGCCAGGCCATGGCTTCGCTGGACGGCAACCTGGTGCGGCGCGACGCTGGACTGATCCAGCTGCTCGATCCTCCGTTCGACAAGACCGCGAAGGACCCGGGTTATATCCGCGGCTACGTGCCCGGTGTCCGCGAGAACGGCGGACAGTACACGCACGCCGCGGTGTGGGCGGCGATGGCTTTCGCCCATCAGGGCGACGCGGCCCGAGCGTGGGAACTTGCGCACATGATCAACCCCATCCACCACGCACGCGACGCTGAAGAAGCGGCCCGGTACAAGGTGGAACCGTATGTTCTGGCTGCCGACGTGTATGCAGTTCCACCGCACGTCGGCCGCGGCGGGTGGACCCTGGTACACCGGTTCGGCGGGATGGATGTACCGGCTGTTGACCGAGTCACTACTGGGCCTGCATCGGACCGGCAACGTGATGACACTGCGGCCATGTGTGCCGGCCCACTGGCCGGGATATCAGCTGCAGTACCGTTTCGGGACGACCCTCTACCTGATCGATGTGAAGCAACGCGACGGCGGCACCGCGGGCTTGGTACTGGATGGCGTGGAACTGGATGGCATGGAACAGGAAGGCCTCCAGTTTCCACTGGTGGACGACGGCAGCGTCCACCGTGTCGAAGCCTGGTGGCCGCGGGCCATGCCATGAGCACGCGGGCGCAACTGGATGTGCGTCTCGACGAGCTCGCGCTCATGCTCCCGCCGTGGCTCGCGCGGCTTCGTCATGAAGAACAGTTCTGGCCGCAGTTCAATGCGTTGGCGCAGCAGATACTGGACCAGGCCGAAGCGGACGATCAGTCGCATGTGCTGCAGCGCCTGGACGCAATGCTGACGGAACACCAGGCAATGGTGATGAGGCATCAAAGCGGCAGCCAAATTCTATCCATGACGCCTTGCCCCTGA
- a CDS encoding NAD-dependent epimerase/dehydratase family protein encodes MRIFVAGATGALGLPLVRVLVALGHDVVGMTRAGAGVDRLRELGAKVTTADAFDSAAVRIAIDVAQPDVVIDQLTWLPANPADIIRSMPDDTRLHREGGANLLAASRDVGVGRYVVQSRGFYLDAPKGHLADESSRMRYDAPGEVGESARVLGAYEDDVLGSPSIDGVVLRYGFFYGPGTWYRPDGAVAAQVRNGEVKIIGDGGAVWSFVHIDDAVAATVASLTAQPGVYNIVDDDPLPASEWLPAFARWIDAPLPMRVSVKDALEFAGEEGVYYHTSLTGASNKRAKELLGFSPRPLAWKIQAPSGARRHG; translated from the coding sequence ATGAGGATATTCGTCGCCGGCGCCACTGGAGCCCTGGGCTTGCCACTGGTAAGGGTGCTCGTTGCGCTGGGCCACGACGTGGTCGGAATGACGCGCGCGGGCGCCGGAGTCGATCGCTTGCGCGAGCTTGGCGCCAAGGTAACCACCGCCGATGCGTTCGATTCCGCGGCAGTGCGCATCGCCATTGATGTCGCGCAGCCGGACGTGGTCATCGATCAGTTGACCTGGCTCCCAGCCAACCCCGCCGACATCATCAGGTCGATGCCTGATGACACCCGTCTCCATCGTGAAGGGGGTGCCAATCTACTTGCAGCGTCGCGCGATGTCGGTGTCGGCCGCTACGTGGTCCAGTCTCGCGGCTTCTACCTGGACGCACCGAAGGGGCACCTTGCCGACGAAAGTTCGAGGATGCGGTACGACGCGCCCGGCGAAGTGGGTGAGAGTGCCCGCGTTCTCGGGGCCTATGAGGACGACGTCCTGGGTAGCCCATCGATCGATGGCGTCGTGCTGCGCTACGGATTCTTCTACGGGCCGGGAACGTGGTACCGACCGGATGGCGCCGTAGCCGCGCAGGTACGGAATGGCGAGGTGAAGATCATTGGTGATGGCGGTGCCGTGTGGTCGTTTGTCCACATCGACGACGCAGTGGCCGCGACAGTCGCGTCGCTGACTGCGCAACCGGGCGTGTACAACATCGTGGATGACGACCCGCTGCCCGCGTCTGAATGGCTGCCGGCATTCGCCCGTTGGATCGATGCGCCCCTGCCAATGCGGGTAAGTGTCAAAGATGCCCTCGAGTTTGCAGGTGAGGAAGGGGTCTACTACCACACCAGTTTGACCGGGGCGTCGAACAAGCGCGCCAAGGAGTTGCTTGGATTCTCACCAAGGCCGCTCGCATGGAAAATCCAGGCGCCGTCAGGGGCAAGGCGTCATGGATAG